From one Timaviella obliquedivisa GSE-PSE-MK23-08B genomic stretch:
- a CDS encoding TMEM165/GDT1 family protein produces MFESFTKGLLLVGFSELGDKTFFITAILAMRHPRRWVLVGAIAALTTMTIISVLMGQAVSHFPKVYVRGAEVILFIAFGLKLLYDATQMTHQPNLEEQKEAAEAVEKAEAKLSKKSFHRGAGVRGFWGRGTWVIVGEAFSLIFLAEWGDRTQFATIALAAANNPLGVTLGSILGHAICAAIAVMCGRFVCGRISERTITTLGGALFLIFAVVAGLELGQSGGI; encoded by the coding sequence ATGTTTGAGTCCTTTACCAAAGGGCTTTTACTGGTTGGATTTTCTGAGTTAGGCGACAAAACTTTTTTTATAACCGCTATTTTGGCAATGCGCCACCCACGGCGCTGGGTTTTGGTTGGAGCGATCGCAGCCTTAACGACCATGACTATCATTTCAGTCTTAATGGGACAAGCCGTTTCCCACTTTCCCAAGGTCTATGTGCGAGGGGCTGAGGTGATATTGTTCATCGCCTTTGGGCTGAAGTTGCTTTATGATGCGACTCAAATGACCCATCAACCGAATTTGGAAGAGCAGAAAGAAGCGGCTGAGGCTGTAGAAAAAGCAGAAGCTAAGCTTTCTAAAAAATCATTCCACCGAGGTGCTGGGGTCAGAGGATTTTGGGGCAGAGGGACTTGGGTCATTGTCGGCGAGGCGTTTAGTCTCATCTTTTTAGCCGAATGGGGCGATCGCACTCAGTTTGCGACCATTGCTCTGGCAGCGGCTAATAATCCGCTTGGGGTCACGCTAGGATCAATTTTGGGTCATGCCATTTGTGCAGCGATCGCTGTGATGTGCGGTCGTTTCGTCTGTGGTCGCATCTCAGAACGCACCATCACCACCCTGGGTGGCGCACTATTCCTAATCTTTGCGGTTGTAGCAGGACTGGAGCTAGGACAATCAGGCGGGATTTGA
- a CDS encoding EAL domain-containing protein, with the protein MLLTNTVELLQLKEELQQVRQSEERYALAAQGANDGVWDWNLQTNQVFFSHRWKTMLGYSVDGLSDRPEEWFDRVHPDDLHWVKHEMTAHLEQQVAQFECQHRMRHQKGEYRWMLSRGSAIWNEDGKALRIAGSQTDITTWKHAEEKLVYEALHDTLTGLPNRIFLMERLRQALQLTKRHSDYLFAVLFIDLDRFKVINDSLGHMIGDQLLIAISHRISNCLRPTDTIARLGGDEFVILLADVKDRDSATRVADRLQEELLLPFNLDGHEVFSAASVGIAFSSVGYDRPDDLLRDADIAMYRAKAHGRARYAIFQPGMHSKAVALLQIETDLRRAIERHELRLHYQPIVSLRTCQVTGFEALIRWAHPQRGMISPGEFVPVAEETGLITPMGWWVLQESCRQMQRWHEQFLSAQSLIVNVNLSSKQFSPHLVDQISQILEETQLPPHYLKLEITESILMENAESAVTTLSQLKTLGTLLAIDDFGTGYSSLNYLHRFPIDTLKVDRSFVSKVDVDGEQLAIARTIITLAWNLGMEVVAEGVETMKQLAQLRSLQCDYAQGFLFSLPLDVAAVEHLMASQPHQPIILNPTTSVAQNLLTEG; encoded by the coding sequence ATGCTTCTAACTAATACTGTAGAGCTATTGCAGTTAAAAGAGGAACTACAGCAAGTCCGGCAAAGCGAAGAGCGATATGCGCTAGCGGCACAAGGCGCAAATGATGGAGTGTGGGACTGGAATTTGCAAACTAATCAAGTGTTCTTTTCCCATCGCTGGAAGACAATGCTGGGCTATTCGGTGGATGGATTGAGCGATCGCCCTGAAGAATGGTTCGATCGCGTCCACCCCGATGACTTGCACTGGGTCAAACACGAAATGACCGCCCATTTAGAGCAGCAAGTTGCCCAGTTTGAATGCCAACATCGAATGCGGCACCAAAAGGGAGAATACCGCTGGATGCTGAGCCGTGGCTCAGCAATTTGGAATGAAGACGGGAAAGCCCTTCGGATAGCAGGTTCTCAGACCGACATTACCACCTGGAAACACGCTGAAGAGAAGCTAGTTTACGAAGCATTACATGATACCTTAACAGGCTTACCGAACCGAATCTTTCTAATGGAACGCCTTCGGCAAGCTTTACAGCTAACAAAACGCCACAGCGATTACCTGTTTGCAGTTCTGTTCATTGACCTCGATCGCTTCAAGGTTATCAACGACAGCTTAGGGCATATGATTGGCGATCAGCTTTTAATTGCTATCTCTCATCGCATTTCCAACTGTCTTCGTCCCACAGACACCATTGCACGGCTTGGAGGCGATGAGTTTGTGATTTTGTTAGCAGATGTGAAAGACCGGGATAGCGCCACCCGGGTTGCCGATCGCCTGCAAGAAGAACTGTTGCTGCCATTCAACCTGGATGGGCATGAGGTTTTTAGTGCTGCTAGTGTTGGCATTGCCTTCAGCAGCGTCGGTTACGATCGCCCTGATGATTTACTCCGCGATGCCGATATTGCCATGTATCGCGCCAAAGCCCACGGTAGAGCGCGGTACGCTATTTTTCAACCCGGAATGCATAGCAAAGCCGTAGCGCTACTGCAAATTGAAACCGATCTGCGACGGGCGATCGAGCGCCACGAGCTACGACTTCACTATCAGCCCATTGTTTCTCTTAGAACATGCCAAGTAACTGGCTTCGAGGCACTCATTCGGTGGGCACATCCTCAGCGCGGCATGATTTCTCCAGGTGAGTTTGTCCCAGTCGCTGAGGAAACGGGATTAATTACCCCTATGGGCTGGTGGGTACTGCAAGAATCTTGTCGTCAAATGCAGCGCTGGCACGAACAGTTCCTGAGCGCCCAATCCTTAATTGTGAATGTAAATTTGTCGAGCAAGCAATTTAGCCCCCATTTAGTCGATCAAATTAGCCAAATTTTGGAAGAAACTCAGCTACCGCCCCATTACCTCAAACTAGAAATTACTGAAAGTATTTTGATGGAAAATGCTGAATCAGCAGTGACAACTTTAAGTCAGCTTAAAACCCTGGGAACGCTGTTGGCGATCGATGATTTTGGGACAGGCTATTCGTCATTAAATTATCTGCATCGATTTCCCATTGACACGCTTAAAGTCGATCGCTCCTTCGTTAGTAAAGTTGATGTCGATGGTGAGCAGCTTGCGATCGCCCGTACCATTATTACCCTGGCGTGGAATTTGGGTATGGAGGTCGTGGCAGAAGGCGTAGAAACAATGAAACAGTTAGCCCAGTTGCGATCGCTTCAGTGCGACTATGCCCAAGGCTTCCTCTTTTCTTTACCTCTAGATGTTGCAGCAGTCGAACACCTCATGGCAAGCCAACCTCATCAGCCCATTATTCTCAACCCAACCACAAGCGTTGCCCAGAACTTACTCACAGAAGGATAA
- a CDS encoding N-acetylmuramoyl-L-alanine amidase — protein MGRIIVSAAHGGIESGSRDPGAVVDGVTEAREMILLRDLIVQTLRSRNYEALAVPDDLSLQQTLDWVNSRATVGDIALEIHANAFSDTTTRGIAVFYLANNEERKAQAELLLQTYIRRVPQMPSRGAKPDTQTGLGNLAFCRQVVIPSLLMEVGLLTNSDDRRILQNQRQDVALGIAEGLATWSLGRVPSNPSPSPVPTPGLYPDCNINLNGGIFEARGIVVEGNAYIPLDLVDQLGIELPLSYRRITYQNIVFIRAVDLRDFNVSVGWDGNTRTVSLRSALSICGDQIDRIMGHGNTSLVQLITFLKSKNPDALNRFPDLPKFYREEGNAEGVNFDIAFAQMGIETNFLRFGGIVKPEQNNFARLGGIGTGEGGATFSSARLGVRAHIQHLKAYASTEPLRQAEVDPRFRFVRRGIAPLLDQLSGRWTADTQYGTKILNVVRQIYEFTGLL, from the coding sequence ATGGGAAGGATTATTGTTTCGGCAGCACATGGCGGCATTGAGAGTGGCAGCCGCGATCCGGGTGCTGTGGTGGATGGAGTCACTGAAGCGCGGGAAATGATTTTGCTGCGTGATTTGATTGTGCAGACCTTGCGATCGCGCAATTACGAAGCCCTCGCCGTTCCCGACGACCTGAGTTTGCAGCAAACCCTCGATTGGGTCAACAGTCGCGCTACCGTTGGCGATATTGCCCTAGAAATTCACGCCAACGCCTTCAGTGACACAACGACGCGGGGCATTGCTGTTTTTTACCTTGCCAACAACGAAGAGCGGAAAGCCCAGGCAGAACTGCTGCTGCAAACCTACATTCGCCGGGTGCCCCAAATGCCCAGCCGAGGTGCTAAACCCGATACCCAGACAGGATTAGGCAACCTGGCATTTTGTCGGCAAGTGGTGATTCCTTCCTTGCTGATGGAAGTTGGACTGCTCACAAATTCCGACGATCGCCGCATTCTGCAAAATCAGCGTCAGGATGTGGCTCTTGGCATTGCTGAAGGACTGGCAACTTGGAGCCTGGGCAGAGTTCCCTCCAACCCGTCGCCCAGCCCAGTCCCTACACCAGGACTTTACCCAGATTGCAACATCAACCTCAACGGCGGTATTTTTGAAGCTCGGGGCATTGTCGTCGAGGGCAATGCTTATATTCCATTAGATTTAGTTGATCAATTAGGAATTGAGTTGCCCCTTTCCTACCGCCGCATTACCTATCAAAATATTGTTTTTATTCGAGCCGTTGACCTAAGAGATTTTAATGTTTCTGTGGGTTGGGACGGCAACACCCGCACCGTTTCATTGCGATCGGCGCTGTCAATCTGCGGTGATCAGATCGATCGCATCATGGGTCATGGCAATACTTCTTTGGTACAGTTGATCACGTTCCTAAAAAGCAAAAACCCCGATGCTCTCAACCGCTTTCCCGACTTACCCAAGTTCTACCGCGAAGAAGGCAACGCAGAGGGCGTTAACTTTGATATTGCCTTTGCCCAAATGGGAATTGAAACCAACTTTTTGCGCTTTGGTGGCATTGTAAAACCAGAACAAAACAATTTTGCGCGCTTGGGCGGGATTGGAACAGGCGAGGGCGGTGCAACTTTTTCTAGTGCGCGCTTGGGAGTGCGGGCACATATTCAGCACCTCAAAGCCTATGCCAGTACAGAGCCATTGCGACAGGCTGAGGTTGATCCACGCTTTCGCTTTGTGCGGCGAGGCATTGCGCCGTTGTTAGATCAACTGAGCGGGCGCTGGACGGCAGACACCCAGTACGGTACGAAGATTTTGAATGTAGTGCGGCAGATATATGAGTTCACAGGGCTGTTGTAG
- a CDS encoding pentapeptide repeat-containing protein gives MTVLHQKVVLILGWMRRCICLLMSAIATFSFFCPPAFALDYNRESLIKADFSGQVLTDAEFTKANMRGSNLSHTDLRGVQMFGTNLEGANLEGANLSYATIDSARMVDANLKDAVLEGAFAASTKFNRANIEGADFTDVLMRKDMHDILCEMATGTNPTTGRETRETLECD, from the coding sequence ATGACTGTATTGCATCAAAAAGTGGTTCTTATTCTCGGCTGGATGAGGCGTTGCATTTGTCTCTTGATGAGCGCGATCGCCACATTTTCTTTCTTTTGCCCTCCTGCCTTCGCCCTCGACTACAACCGCGAATCCTTAATCAAAGCCGATTTTTCAGGGCAAGTACTCACCGATGCTGAGTTTACCAAAGCCAACATGCGCGGCAGCAATCTCAGCCATACTGACTTGCGTGGAGTCCAAATGTTTGGCACCAATTTGGAAGGGGCAAATCTAGAAGGGGCGAACCTCAGCTACGCCACGATAGACTCGGCGCGAATGGTTGATGCTAATTTGAAAGACGCGGTATTAGAAGGAGCGTTTGCTGCCAGCACTAAGTTCAATCGTGCCAACATTGAGGGCGCAGACTTTACCGATGTGCTGATGCGGAAAGATATGCACGATATTCTATGCGAAATGGCAACGGGTACAAATCCTACGACCGGACGAGAAACTCGTGAAACGTTGGAATGCGATTAG
- a CDS encoding YraN family protein, producing MLQPSSGKAVRQAALAKGTLAEALVAQWLIEQGWEILEERWHCSMGELDLVAYRSPRCSDMPANLAFVEVKARSSGNWDANGMLAVNAQKQIKLWRSAQLFLATYPALANVACSFDVALVHCRRVTGQTGDGLKIPSPVELGKAVAIAGYFLTLKQYIPAAFDAIET from the coding sequence ATGCTTCAACCCTCTTCTGGCAAAGCTGTCCGACAAGCCGCTCTCGCCAAGGGCACACTGGCAGAAGCTTTGGTGGCGCAATGGTTGATTGAGCAAGGCTGGGAAATTTTAGAAGAACGTTGGCATTGTTCTATGGGCGAATTAGACTTAGTGGCTTATCGTTCTCCTCGCTGCTCTGACATGCCTGCTAACCTGGCGTTTGTTGAAGTCAAGGCACGCAGCAGCGGTAACTGGGATGCCAATGGAATGTTGGCTGTGAATGCTCAGAAACAGATCAAACTATGGCGATCGGCTCAATTATTTTTAGCCACTTATCCGGCATTAGCAAACGTGGCTTGTTCATTTGATGTGGCACTGGTGCATTGTCGGCGAGTGACAGGTCAAACAGGGGATGGGCTAAAGATTCCGAGTCCCGTGGAGTTAGGGAAGGCAGTGGCGATCGCCGGATATTTCCTGACGCTTAAACAATACATTCCTGCTGCCTTTGATGCCATAGAAACTTGA
- the queA gene encoding tRNA preQ1(34) S-adenosylmethionine ribosyltransferase-isomerase QueA, with product MSSLSSSNLNLSLSAYDYQLPSEQIAQNPAVPRDSSRLLVVGAFSHIQHEIFQALPEQLKPNDLLVLNNTRVIPARLYGNKVGGSKVEVLLLEELHPDRWLALVKPGKRLKSGAWIKFGSPEVSLKAQVVEVDEATGGRILQFELLSERSLVAVLAELGSVPLPPYITQSQAAPEQYQTVYGDRPGSAAAPTAGLHFTPELLARLEAQGISQAFVTLHVGVGTFRPVEAENITEHQMHAEWVEVPPQTVEMVQRTKAQGGRVIAVGTTAARSLEGASQGGILAPYCGKTELFIYPGYQWRTVDGLITNFHLPKSSLLMLVSALVGRQRLMDLYEMAIAEQYRFYSFGDAMLILPEARSEIASP from the coding sequence GTGTCCAGCCTTTCTTCTTCCAATCTCAATCTATCGTTGTCAGCCTACGACTATCAATTGCCGTCTGAGCAGATTGCCCAAAATCCGGCTGTGCCCAGGGATAGCTCTCGCTTGCTGGTCGTGGGTGCTTTTTCCCATATTCAACACGAGATTTTCCAGGCTTTGCCCGAACAGCTAAAACCTAACGATCTGCTAGTGCTGAATAATACGCGGGTGATTCCTGCCAGACTGTATGGGAATAAGGTTGGAGGCAGCAAGGTTGAGGTTCTGTTGCTAGAAGAATTGCATCCCGATCGCTGGTTAGCATTGGTTAAACCCGGAAAGCGCTTAAAGTCGGGCGCTTGGATTAAATTTGGATCGCCCGAGGTAAGTTTGAAAGCTCAAGTTGTGGAGGTTGATGAGGCAACAGGAGGGCGCATTCTCCAATTTGAGTTGCTTTCAGAACGATCGCTAGTTGCCGTTCTGGCTGAGTTGGGAAGCGTCCCTTTGCCGCCGTATATCACTCAATCTCAAGCAGCGCCAGAGCAGTATCAAACGGTGTATGGCGATCGCCCTGGGTCTGCGGCGGCTCCGACCGCAGGCTTACACTTTACCCCTGAGCTTCTAGCCCGTCTCGAAGCCCAAGGAATCTCTCAAGCCTTCGTGACACTTCATGTAGGCGTTGGCACCTTTCGCCCTGTCGAAGCCGAGAATATTACTGAGCATCAGATGCACGCAGAGTGGGTAGAAGTCCCCCCCCAAACTGTAGAGATGGTTCAGCGAACAAAGGCTCAAGGCGGACGAGTAATTGCAGTTGGTACTACGGCAGCGCGATCGCTGGAAGGCGCATCGCAGGGGGGAATACTTGCGCCCTATTGTGGTAAGACCGAACTGTTTATTTACCCTGGTTACCAGTGGCGAACGGTAGACGGGCTAATTACCAATTTTCATTTGCCCAAGTCGAGTTTGCTGATGTTGGTAAGTGCTTTGGTGGGGCGGCAACGACTGATGGATTTGTACGAGATGGCGATCGCTGAGCAATATCGGTTTTATTCCTTTGGTGATGCCATGCTAATTTTGCCAGAGGCTCGGAGTGAAATTGCGTCTCCATGA
- a CDS encoding Uma2 family endonuclease, which yields MVQAIAKSITFDEFLEWYPEDGKRYELISGQVIEMRPIGDHEEISGLLTRKIDREIEALNLPFFIPKTCCVKPSGNEDGYIPDVIVLDRPQLQNEPLWKKASTIIHGNSVPLVIEVVSTNWQDDYAKKLEDYEEMGIAEYWIADYRALGGKRHIGSPKQPTFSVYAMQNGLYQLQQFRGSDRIISPLFKTLSLTANEILDLN from the coding sequence ATGGTGCAAGCGATCGCTAAATCCATTACCTTTGATGAGTTCTTGGAGTGGTATCCCGAAGACGGCAAACGATACGAACTGATCAGCGGACAGGTGATTGAAATGCGACCCATTGGCGATCATGAAGAAATTTCTGGGCTGCTGACTCGCAAAATCGATCGGGAAATTGAAGCCCTCAATCTTCCTTTTTTCATTCCAAAAACCTGCTGCGTCAAACCTTCTGGAAATGAAGATGGGTATATTCCTGATGTGATTGTGCTCGATCGCCCTCAGCTTCAGAACGAACCGCTTTGGAAAAAAGCATCGACCATTATTCACGGTAATTCTGTGCCGCTGGTAATTGAAGTCGTTTCGACCAACTGGCAAGACGATTATGCTAAGAAACTAGAAGATTACGAAGAAATGGGCATTGCTGAATATTGGATCGCCGACTATCGGGCACTGGGTGGGAAACGACATATTGGTTCGCCAAAGCAGCCCACATTCAGCGTTTACGCGATGCAGAATGGTTTATATCAACTTCAACAATTTCGAGGAAGCGATCGTATCATTTCTCCTCTCTTTAAAACTCTTAGCCTGACCGCTAACGAGATCCTTGACTTAAACTAA
- a CDS encoding methylenetetrahydrofolate reductase has protein sequence MLLPHSSPSSSSTHGSFRAAVLSGDFLVTAEVMPPKGTNPAHMIEMANLLKGRVHGVNITDGSRAVMRMSSLAAAVLLQQQGIESICQLACRDRNRIALQADLLGAQALGINNILALTGDPVKAGDHPDAKGVFDLEAVRLLRLIDKLNQGIDANDKPLTDGATALFSGAAVDPQCGSWSGLKSRFERKVEAGAQFFQSQLICDFDRLDKFMTQIASGCNKPVLAGIFLLKSAKNAQFINRNVPGIEISPEIVDRLEKSSHPLQEGVAIAAEQVKIARQLCQGVHLMAVKREDLIPQILDQAGIHPLVP, from the coding sequence ATGCTCCTTCCGCACTCTTCTCCATCCTCCTCATCAACTCACGGCAGCTTCCGCGCTGCTGTCCTTTCTGGCGATTTTTTAGTGACAGCAGAAGTAATGCCGCCCAAGGGCACAAACCCGGCTCACATGATTGAGATGGCAAATCTGCTGAAGGGGAGGGTGCATGGGGTCAATATTACAGATGGTAGCCGAGCAGTCATGCGGATGTCGTCGTTAGCAGCGGCAGTGCTGTTGCAGCAGCAGGGCATTGAGTCAATTTGTCAATTGGCTTGCCGCGATCGCAACCGCATTGCTCTCCAGGCAGACTTACTAGGAGCCCAGGCATTGGGCATTAATAATATTTTGGCGTTAACTGGCGATCCGGTTAAAGCCGGAGATCATCCTGATGCTAAAGGAGTTTTTGATCTAGAAGCAGTGCGGCTGCTGCGGCTAATTGACAAACTGAATCAGGGAATAGATGCCAATGATAAGCCTTTAACAGATGGGGCAACTGCATTATTTTCGGGTGCAGCCGTTGACCCCCAGTGTGGCAGTTGGTCAGGGTTGAAAAGTCGGTTTGAACGCAAAGTAGAAGCAGGAGCACAGTTTTTTCAGAGTCAGCTAATTTGTGATTTCGATCGGCTAGACAAATTCATGACCCAGATTGCGAGTGGTTGCAACAAGCCAGTGCTGGCGGGAATATTTCTACTAAAGTCTGCTAAAAATGCTCAATTCATTAACCGCAATGTGCCAGGAATTGAGATTTCGCCGGAAATTGTCGATCGCCTAGAAAAATCTTCTCACCCATTACAAGAGGGAGTGGCGATCGCTGCTGAGCAAGTCAAGATTGCCCGACAGCTTTGCCAGGGCGTACATTTGATGGCAGTCAAACGAGAAGACCTCATTCCCCAGATTTTAGATCAAGCTGGAATTCATCCCCTCGTTCCTTAG
- a CDS encoding TetR/AcrR family transcriptional regulator, translating into MRTFRTTPPTEAETQTRILKAAQRLFARRGFEGTTTRELAQAAGVAEGTLFRYFENKKAILIEVATQGWIEILTDLLTELSEMGSYKAIAQVMRRRMMNLHENADLLRVCFIEAQCHPDLQQRIQTDVIVKMTDVAEAFFETAMDQGIYRRMNPRMVAQVFLGMFTVAGFSQDSIMPTGSAPHEMQEMAESLADIFLNGVLAKPAP; encoded by the coding sequence ATGCGCACGTTTCGGACGACACCCCCAACCGAGGCAGAAACTCAAACTCGAATCCTTAAGGCAGCGCAGCGACTCTTTGCGCGGCGAGGGTTTGAGGGCACCACAACCCGCGAACTAGCCCAAGCAGCAGGGGTTGCAGAAGGAACGCTGTTTCGATATTTTGAAAATAAGAAAGCCATTTTGATAGAAGTCGCAACTCAAGGTTGGATCGAGATTTTAACCGACTTGTTGACTGAGCTAAGCGAAATGGGCAGCTACAAGGCGATCGCTCAAGTCATGCGTCGCCGAATGATGAACCTCCATGAAAACGCCGACCTTCTGCGCGTGTGCTTCATTGAGGCGCAATGTCATCCTGACTTGCAACAGCGTATTCAAACCGATGTCATTGTTAAAATGACCGATGTCGCCGAAGCCTTCTTTGAAACAGCAATGGATCAAGGCATTTACCGCCGAATGAATCCTCGGATGGTCGCCCAAGTGTTTCTAGGCATGTTCACAGTCGCTGGGTTTAGCCAAGACTCCATCATGCCGACTGGCTCCGCACCTCATGAAATGCAGGAAATGGCGGAGAGCTTAGCAGATATTTTCTTAAATGGTGTGCTGGCAAAACCTGCGCCTTAG
- a CDS encoding cupin domain-containing protein, with protein MKHCDLHQLLPEQVSHNPAIQKKVMLRLGDLPHLTNFSQARFAPGQVAAAHAHADMCEVFFVESGTGVIQVDGQSYPLSAGVCVAVETGEVHEVQNNGVEELVLTYFGLRSLG; from the coding sequence ATGAAACACTGCGATTTGCATCAGCTTTTACCAGAACAGGTTTCCCACAATCCTGCTATTCAGAAAAAGGTGATGTTGCGTCTAGGAGATTTGCCGCATCTGACTAATTTTTCTCAAGCGCGCTTTGCTCCTGGACAAGTTGCTGCGGCGCACGCTCATGCTGATATGTGCGAAGTGTTTTTTGTAGAATCTGGAACAGGTGTGATTCAGGTTGATGGTCAAAGCTATCCCCTGAGTGCTGGGGTTTGCGTCGCCGTAGAAACAGGAGAAGTGCATGAGGTTCAAAACAATGGCGTGGAGGAACTGGTCTTGACCTATTTTGGGTTAAGGTCTTTGGGTTAA
- the dnaG gene encoding DNA primase: MSIPHLHPDTIEQVKQRVDIVDVISEHVVLRKRGKDFTGLCPFHDDKSPSFSVSPTKQFYYCFSCGAGGNAIKFVMEIGKQSFGDVVLELANRYQIPVKTLEPAQRQELQRQISLREQLYEVVAITAKFFEHALRQPSGEAALAYLKDQRRLSDETIQQFQLGYAPAGWQTLYGYLVDHKRYPVELIEKAGLIVPRQAGQGSGHYDRFRDRLMIPIHDLQGRVIGFGGRALGDEQPKYLNSPETELFDKGKTLFALDKARAAIAKTDKAVVVEGYFDVISLHAVNITNVVASMGTALSLPQVRSLIRYTESKQIIFNFDGDTAGNKAAERAIGEVGDLAYQGEVKLRILNLPEGKDPDEFLKIQSAEVYQSLLDNAPLWLDWQIQRTLDGADLNQADQFQQSTQAIVKLLGDLPNATLRTHYIHRCAELLSHGNPHLTMQLEADLRTQVRGQRWHGRSQKWQRPGDRTLQEEAEAQLLRLYLLLSEYRSFIRESLDERDLDFSLAHHRFFWQQMMNIEEMELHNPKELIDQLQDRCAEYPDKLAYIYHLIQLDEKTKRDVLRAPLVIRAAIACIERVLCEKRYRHLLNLWEKTDDTTAPELRQYYQQQVYAEKLRIAELDQQQRQTTFTDLALIPWVGEFAEALERS; this comes from the coding sequence GTGAGCATTCCCCACCTTCACCCCGACACCATTGAGCAAGTCAAGCAGCGCGTTGACATTGTGGATGTCATCTCTGAGCATGTTGTGCTGCGGAAGCGAGGTAAGGATTTTACGGGGCTGTGTCCCTTCCATGATGATAAGTCTCCCAGTTTTAGCGTTAGCCCCACCAAGCAATTCTACTACTGCTTTAGCTGCGGCGCAGGCGGCAATGCCATTAAGTTTGTCATGGAAATTGGCAAGCAATCTTTCGGGGATGTGGTACTAGAACTGGCGAACCGCTACCAGATTCCTGTCAAAACTCTAGAACCTGCCCAACGGCAAGAACTCCAGCGACAAATTTCTCTGCGTGAGCAACTCTATGAAGTGGTTGCTATTACCGCCAAGTTTTTTGAACATGCTCTGCGGCAGCCATCGGGCGAAGCAGCCTTGGCATATCTCAAAGATCAGCGGCGGCTGAGTGATGAAACGATTCAGCAGTTTCAACTGGGCTATGCTCCGGCAGGTTGGCAAACGCTGTATGGCTACTTGGTTGATCACAAAAGATATCCGGTAGAGCTAATTGAGAAAGCTGGGCTGATTGTGCCGCGTCAAGCTGGACAGGGCAGCGGACATTACGATCGCTTCCGCGATCGCCTGATGATTCCCATTCACGATTTACAAGGGCGAGTCATTGGTTTTGGCGGTCGCGCTTTGGGCGATGAGCAGCCCAAGTATCTCAACTCTCCCGAAACTGAGCTTTTTGATAAAGGCAAGACGCTGTTTGCTTTAGATAAAGCACGAGCCGCGATCGCCAAAACGGATAAAGCTGTCGTCGTCGAAGGCTACTTCGACGTAATTTCTCTCCATGCTGTTAATATTACTAACGTGGTTGCCTCTATGGGCACTGCGCTCAGTTTGCCTCAAGTGCGATCGCTAATTCGCTACACCGAGTCTAAGCAAATTATCTTCAACTTTGATGGCGATACAGCCGGGAACAAAGCGGCAGAACGGGCGATCGGGGAGGTGGGCGATTTGGCTTATCAGGGCGAAGTCAAGCTGCGGATTCTTAATTTGCCTGAAGGCAAAGATCCCGATGAATTCCTCAAAATCCAGTCGGCAGAAGTTTACCAATCGCTTTTAGACAATGCGCCGCTTTGGTTAGACTGGCAAATTCAGCGCACCTTGGACGGGGCAGACCTCAATCAAGCCGATCAGTTTCAGCAAAGCACTCAGGCGATCGTCAAGCTGTTGGGCGATTTACCCAATGCCACCTTGCGAACTCATTATATTCACCGTTGTGCGGAACTGTTGAGTCATGGCAATCCCCATTTAACAATGCAGCTAGAAGCCGACCTGCGAACTCAGGTACGAGGACAACGCTGGCACGGGCGATCGCAAAAATGGCAGCGACCGGGCGATCGCACTCTCCAAGAAGAAGCCGAAGCTCAGCTTTTGCGCCTCTATCTACTGTTGTCTGAGTATCGCTCCTTCATCCGAGAATCCCTAGATGAACGCGACTTGGATTTTAGCTTGGCGCATCATCGCTTCTTCTGGCAGCAGATGATGAACATTGAAGAAATGGAGTTGCACAACCCCAAAGAACTGATCGATCAATTACAAGACCGTTGCGCCGAGTATCCCGACAAACTGGCATACATTTATCACCTAATTCAACTCGATGAAAAAACTAAACGAGATGTATTGCGTGCGCCTCTGGTGATTCGGGCGGCGATCGCCTGCATTGAGCGTGTCCTGTGCGAAAAACGCTATCGACATTTGCTCAACCTCTGGGAAAAAACCGATGACACCACGGCTCCTGAATTGAGGCAGTATTACCAGCAGCAAGTGTATGCCGAGAAATTGCGCATTGCCGAACTCGACCAACAGCAACGCCAAACTACTTTCACCGACTTGGCTCTCATTCCCTGGGTAGGCGAGTTTGCAGAAGCCCTGGAGCGTTCTTAG